From Hymenobacter sedentarius, a single genomic window includes:
- a CDS encoding methylated-DNA--[protein]-cysteine S-methyltransferase produces the protein MTATAYLNSPLGLLSLTGTDAGLSAVSFLETPGPVATPFGAVPACLQEGHRQLQAYFGRELRDFNLTYTPTFGTDFQRQVWQALVGIGYGRTASYLDVAKRLNNPKSVRAVGAANGQNPLAIVWPCHRVIGADGSLTGYAGGMHRKKWLLNFEQPTRQIGLFG, from the coding sequence ATGACGGCCACGGCTTACCTCAACTCGCCCCTGGGCTTGCTTTCCCTCACCGGCACCGATGCAGGGCTGAGCGCCGTGAGCTTCCTCGAAACACCCGGACCCGTGGCCACCCCATTTGGCGCCGTGCCAGCGTGCCTGCAGGAGGGCCACCGCCAGCTGCAAGCCTATTTTGGCCGCGAGCTGCGCGATTTCAACCTCACCTACACACCCACGTTTGGCACCGATTTTCAGCGGCAGGTCTGGCAAGCGCTGGTGGGCATCGGCTACGGCCGAACGGCTTCTTACCTAGACGTAGCCAAACGGCTGAACAACCCCAAATCGGTGCGCGCCGTGGGCGCCGCCAATGGCCAAAACCCACTGGCCATCGTGTGGCCCTGCCACCGCGTTATCGGGGCCGATGGCAGCCTCACCGGCTACGCCGGCGGCATGCACCGCAAGAAGTGGCTGCTGAATTTTGAGCAGCCCACAAGGCAAATTGGGCTGTTTGGTTGA
- a CDS encoding amine oxidase, whose product MALTFPDTNPFRSFWWGGYECTDQLNAFGNRVDFLPLTGHLPLIDEDYAALAQFQVRTVREGIRWAQIEKRAYHYDFSTVQTMLEAGQRHGIQQVWDLCHFGYPDDLTPLHPMFARRFAALCRAFVDFYRSQRPDDTLIVTPINEVSFISWLGGEVRGTSPYCHHQGWDVKYGLMRAYIEGSYALREADPSIRLLTTEPLINIVAPANAGPQQRRDVRTAHLNQFQATDMLCGKMCPELGGAPELLDVVGFNYYYDNQWQLHPYHKLGWNDPVPDPRWRPLRELLREAYKRYRRPFAITETSHPGVDRPLWWRMIGQECAAVVSAGLPLWGTCIYPIIDRPDWDHLQEWHRSGLWDADLGHPGPARRLHLPSAEALLTAQARVAAAVPARRPQGAKTAIGQPG is encoded by the coding sequence ATGGCGCTTACTTTTCCCGACACCAACCCTTTCCGCTCCTTTTGGTGGGGCGGCTACGAATGCACCGACCAGCTCAACGCCTTCGGCAACCGCGTTGACTTTCTGCCCCTGACCGGGCATCTGCCGCTCATCGACGAAGATTACGCGGCGCTGGCCCAATTCCAGGTGCGCACCGTGCGGGAGGGCATCCGCTGGGCCCAGATTGAGAAACGGGCCTATCATTACGATTTCAGCACGGTGCAAACCATGCTCGAGGCCGGCCAGCGCCACGGCATCCAGCAGGTGTGGGACCTGTGCCACTTTGGCTACCCCGACGACCTCACGCCGCTGCATCCCATGTTTGCCCGGCGCTTTGCGGCCTTGTGCCGGGCCTTCGTGGACTTCTACCGCTCGCAGCGGCCCGACGATACGCTCATCGTGACGCCCATCAACGAGGTCAGCTTTATTTCCTGGCTGGGCGGCGAGGTCCGGGGCACTTCGCCCTACTGCCACCACCAGGGCTGGGACGTGAAGTACGGCCTGATGCGTGCCTACATCGAGGGCAGCTACGCCCTGCGCGAAGCCGACCCCAGCATCCGGCTGCTCACTACCGAGCCGCTCATCAACATTGTGGCGCCGGCCAACGCCGGGCCTCAGCAGCGCCGCGACGTGCGCACGGCCCACCTCAACCAGTTTCAGGCCACCGACATGCTGTGCGGCAAGATGTGCCCGGAGCTGGGCGGCGCGCCCGAGCTGCTCGACGTTGTGGGGTTCAACTACTACTACGACAACCAGTGGCAGCTGCACCCCTACCATAAACTGGGCTGGAACGACCCCGTGCCCGACCCGCGCTGGCGCCCCCTGCGCGAGCTGCTGCGCGAGGCATACAAGCGCTACCGCCGCCCCTTCGCCATCACCGAAACCAGCCACCCGGGCGTCGACCGGCCGCTGTGGTGGCGCATGATTGGGCAGGAATGCGCCGCCGTGGTCAGCGCCGGCCTGCCGCTGTGGGGCACCTGCATTTACCCCATCATCGACCGGCCCGACTGGGACCACCTCCAGGAGTGGCACCGCTCCGGCCTCTGGGACGCCGACCTGGGCCACCCCGGCCCCGCCCGTCGGCTGCACCTGCCCAGCGCCGAAGCCCTGCTAACGGCCCAGGCCCGCGTAGCCGCCGCGGTGCCCGCCCGGCGCCCGCAAGGGGCCAAAACCGCCATTGGGCAGCCAGGCTAG
- a CDS encoding cation diffusion facilitator family transporter — protein sequence MASANASKISLYGGIAANVAIAVSKFVAAYFTGSSAMLSEGIHSLVDTGNSGLLLYGVNRSQRPPDAEHPFGHSKELYFWGLIVAVLIFAIGGGMSFYEGIKHIQDPVPLEDAKWNYIVLGVSLLFEGVAMYLSVKALLAQSEANVGFVKMLRTSKDPAVFASVMENLAALVGLLLALVGVFLGHLLNNPYFDGAASIAIGLLLMLVAVFLVARTKGLLVGTGVDAETLANLERIARAQPQVCEIRSPLTMYLGPNDVVLALDVEFADDLSSGQVASAVELLQDAIRAEHPEVQRIFIEAKNLAHRPESLNSEAPH from the coding sequence ATGGCTTCCGCTAACGCTTCTAAAATTTCCCTCTACGGCGGCATCGCCGCCAACGTCGCCATCGCCGTCAGTAAATTTGTGGCGGCGTACTTCACGGGTTCGTCGGCCATGCTTTCCGAAGGCATCCACTCCCTGGTGGATACCGGCAACAGCGGCCTGCTGCTCTACGGCGTAAACCGCAGCCAGCGCCCGCCCGATGCCGAGCACCCGTTTGGGCACAGCAAGGAGCTGTATTTCTGGGGCTTGATTGTGGCGGTGCTCATCTTTGCCATCGGCGGCGGCATGTCGTTCTACGAGGGCATCAAGCACATTCAGGACCCGGTGCCGCTTGAAGATGCCAAGTGGAACTACATCGTGCTGGGGGTTTCGCTGCTCTTCGAAGGCGTGGCCATGTACTTGTCGGTGAAGGCACTGCTGGCGCAGTCGGAGGCAAACGTGGGCTTCGTGAAGATGCTGCGCACGAGCAAAGACCCGGCAGTTTTCGCTTCCGTAATGGAAAACCTGGCGGCGCTAGTGGGCCTGCTGCTGGCTTTGGTCGGGGTGTTTCTGGGCCATCTGCTCAACAATCCGTACTTCGACGGGGCCGCATCCATCGCCATTGGGCTGCTGCTGATGCTGGTGGCCGTGTTTCTGGTGGCCCGCACCAAGGGCCTGCTGGTGGGCACGGGCGTCGATGCCGAGACCCTGGCCAACCTGGAGCGCATTGCCCGCGCCCAGCCTCAGGTGTGCGAGATTCGCTCGCCCCTCACCATGTACCTGGGCCCCAACGACGTGGTGCTGGCCCTCGACGTAGAGTTTGCCGACGACCTGAGCTCCGGCCAGGTAGCCAGCGCCGTTGAGCTGCTGCAGGACGCCATCCGGGCCGAGCACCCCGAGGTGCAGCGCATTTTTATTGAAGCCAAAAACCTGGCGCATCGGCCGGAAAGCCTCAATAGCGAAGCTCCACATTAA
- a CDS encoding cation diffusion facilitator family transporter: MSSTASSSKFAIYGAIGANIAIAVSKFVAAYFTGSSAMLSEGIHSLVDSGNGFLILLGVYQSGKAPDRRHPFGRSKELYFWALIVAILVFSVGGGMSFYEGIEHLKHPAPLSDPTWNYWVLGISLVFEGISCFLAFKAFNADRGDEGFWQTLRRSKDPAVFAILLEDLAALVGLVIALAGVYLGHLLGNPYLDGVASIGIGTLLVGVAMFLIYKTKALLVGIGADDETLRDLERIVHAQPAVQHMRVPLTMYLGPADVILALDIEFENRLSADEVEHAVHALQNAIRAEHPEFKRIFIEAKAIGEKERVGSATMD; encoded by the coding sequence ATGAGTTCAACCGCGTCCTCCTCCAAATTTGCCATTTACGGAGCCATCGGGGCCAACATTGCCATCGCCGTCAGCAAGTTTGTGGCGGCGTACTTCACTGGTTCCTCGGCCATGCTTTCCGAGGGCATTCACTCGCTGGTGGACAGCGGCAACGGCTTTCTCATTCTGCTGGGGGTGTACCAGAGCGGTAAGGCGCCCGACCGGCGCCACCCATTCGGGCGCAGCAAGGAGCTGTACTTCTGGGCGCTTATTGTGGCCATTCTGGTGTTTTCGGTGGGCGGCGGCATGTCGTTTTACGAAGGCATCGAGCACCTCAAGCACCCGGCGCCCCTCTCCGACCCCACCTGGAACTACTGGGTGCTGGGCATCTCGCTGGTGTTCGAAGGCATTTCCTGCTTTCTGGCTTTCAAAGCCTTCAATGCCGACCGCGGCGACGAAGGCTTCTGGCAAACGCTGCGCCGCAGCAAGGACCCGGCGGTGTTTGCCATTCTGCTCGAAGACCTGGCGGCTTTGGTTGGGCTGGTCATCGCGCTGGCCGGTGTGTACCTGGGGCACTTGCTGGGCAATCCCTACCTCGACGGCGTGGCCTCCATTGGCATTGGCACGCTGCTGGTAGGCGTAGCCATGTTCCTCATTTACAAAACCAAGGCCCTGCTGGTGGGCATCGGGGCCGACGACGAAACCCTGCGGGACCTCGAGCGCATTGTGCACGCCCAGCCCGCGGTGCAGCACATGCGGGTGCCACTCACCATGTACCTTGGGCCGGCCGATGTCATCCTGGCGCTGGACATCGAATTCGAAAACCGCCTGTCGGCCGATGAAGTCGAGCACGCGGTGCATGCCCTGCAAAACGCCATCCGGGCCGAGCACCCGGAATTCAAACGCATTTTTATCGAAGCCAAAGCCATTGGCGAAAAGGAGCGTGTGGGCAGCGCGACCATGGATTAA